DNA sequence from the Streptomyces tsukubensis genome:
CGGGACCGGGTGCGAGGGTGACTCGTTCACCGGTCGCGGTGTCGTGAATCCTGAGGTCGCGGCCCTTGCCGGGCAGGGCGGGGACCTCGGAAGCGGGCCAGGCATGCATGCATCCGAGCCTAACCTCAGCCCCCGCGCCGACGCTGCCGCGGGGTGCAACGATCTTGGCGTGAGCCTCCGTGCCCCAGGCTTCCCCGGGCCCGGCCCGGCGAAACCCCCGGGGCCGCAAAGCCACAGCGAGCGGCGCTCGCCGCGGACGGGGACGGTCAGACCGGGGGCCAGGGAATGGCCGGCCACTCCCCCGTCGGCTCCGGATGGGTGCCGGTGGTCCGGAGCCGGTCCACGCGCACGCGGACGCCGTCGACCTCGGTGGCGGTCAGCAGCTCGGCCAGCCGGATGGCCAGTGGCCCGTCGGGGCGCAGGGCGTCCGCGAGCCGTGCCAGGGCCGCCACGGCGTCCGGCGGCAGCGCCTCGCCCGCCCAGCCCCACAGGAGGGTACGGAGCCGGGCTTCGGCGTTGAAGGTGACGCCGTGGTCGATCGCGTACAGCGCCCCGTCCACCGCGGGCAGCAGATGGCCGCCCTTGCGGTCACCGTTGTTGATCACCGCGTCGAGTACGGCGAGTCTGCGCAGGCGGTCGTCGTCCGCGTGGACGAGGAGCGCGGTGCGGCCCTCGCCGACCTCGGCGAGGCCGACGGCCTTCCAGCCGTCGTCCGGTTCGTCGCCGTCGACCAGGGCGAGCAGTCCGGCGTCGGGATCCGCTTCGATCCACAGCTGGACCATGCCGCGGCCGTAGGGGCCGTCGCGCAGCACGGTCGGCGGGACGAGTCCCCAGCCGAGCGCCTCGGAGACCTCCCAGGCGGCGACCTCGCGCTCGGCGAGGGTGCCGTCGGGGAAGTCCCACAGGGGGCGCTCACCGGTGACGGGCTTGTAGACGCAGCTCGCTTCCTCGCCCTCGTACGCCACCGTGCAGAGCAGCACCGCGTTGGACGCCCCGGGGATCCGGCCGCGCACGGTCAGCTCGCCCCGGCCGAGGAGGCGGAGCGCTCCGGTACGGTCGCCGGGTGCGGTCACGCCCCCCGGCGGTATCCGTTCTGGCGCGGGCATACGTGTCCTTCCGGGTCGAGCGGGAGGCTGCACAGGGGGCACGGCGGGCGGCCCGCGTTGACGACGTCGAGGGCGCGTTTGGCGAAGGCCCGGGCCTGGGCACCGGTGAGCCGGACCCGGAGCATCGGGGGGCCGTTCTCCTCGTCCTGGAGCAGTCGCTCCTCGGCCTCGGCGAGGTCCTCCTCCGAGTCGGCCTCCAGCTCGACCAGGGCCTGGGCTTCGACGATCATGCGCTGTTCCTCGCCGTCCCAGGCCAGCGCCATGGTCCCGACCCGGAACTCCTCCTCGACGGGGGCGTCGAGCGGAGCGGTGTCGGCGATGTCGGCGGGGGCCACCGCGGGCACCGGGGCATTGCCTCCGGTACGGCGTACGACTTCGTCGAGGAGCTCGTCGATGCGCTCGGCCAACGCCGCCACCTGGGTCTTCTCCAGGGCGACACTGGTGACGCGGCCTCCGGCTGACGCCTGGAGGAAGAACGTACGGCGTCCGGGGAGCCCGACCGTACCGGCCACGAACCGGTCCGGCGGGTCGTAGAGGAACACCTGACGGGACACGCTCTGACTCCCTCGGGCTCGGGGACAGCCGCCGGGCCGTGGTCCGACGGCCGGGGCCTGTGCGGTGACTCCACCCCGCCGGGGGTGGCTGTGCTGTTGACGACGGCGGGCCGGCCGGGCGCCGGCCGCGCGGGCACGCAGGGACGGTGTCACGTGCCGTACGGCCGCATGCGCCGACCGCCCGTCCACCCTACTGCGCCGGACGATCACGGGGCGCCCGCACCACCCCCTACCACCGCGTTCCCCTCGGGGGCGGGGTCGCCGCCGGTCGTATCGGCGTCGGTCCTGCGGCCGTGACGGGATACGAGGGAGCCGAATTCGCCGGTGTCACCTAGACGCAGCAGGAAGGGGCGGGTGCCGGTGTACCGCACGGCGGTGACGGAGCAGGGTTCGGCGTGGATCCGCTGGAAGAGGTCGAGGTGGAGGCCGAGGGCGTCGGCGACGAGGGATTTGATGATGTCGCCGTGGGTGCAGACGAGATAGGTCGCGTCCTCGCCGTGCTCGGCCGTCACCCGGGCGTTCCAGTCCCGGACGGCGTCGACGGCCCGGGCCTGCATGGCGCGCAGGGATTCCCCGCCGGGGAAGGCGGCCGCCGAGGGGTGTTGCTGGACCACCGTCATCAGGGGGTCGTCGGCCAGCTCTCCGAGCTTGCGGCCGGACCAGTCTCCGTAGTCGCATTCGGCGACGCGCTCGTCGGTCCGCAGCTCCAGCCCGGGGCGGGCGTCGAGGAGCGGTCCGAGGGTCTCCCGGCAGCGCTCCTGGGGGCTGGTGACGGCAAGGGCGAGCGGCACGGCGGCGAGGCGTCCGGGCAGTGCCGCCGCCTGTTCGACTCCGCGCTCGTCGAGATGGACTCCGGGGGTCCGGCCCGCGAGCACGCCCGCCGTGTTGGCGGTGGAGCGTCCGTGGCGTACGAGAATCAGGGTGGCCATGTCCGCCAGGGTAGGCGCCCGGGCACGGCCCGTGGGGGGCCTGTGGACAACCGCCGCGGACTCGTCCCCTCCGCCCCGGCCGCCTGTGCCGTACAGATGTTCGCCGGTTGCGGCGTTCGTATCCGCTGGGGCCGTCGGGGCGGTTTCCGGCGCGCCGGGGCGTCACCGTCCGGCCCGGCGGCCGGGCGGCGCGGCAGC
Encoded proteins:
- a CDS encoding SCO1664 family protein, whose protein sequence is MPAPERIPPGGVTAPGDRTGALRLLGRGELTVRGRIPGASNAVLLCTVAYEGEEASCVYKPVTGERPLWDFPDGTLAEREVAAWEVSEALGWGLVPPTVLRDGPYGRGMVQLWIEADPDAGLLALVDGDEPDDGWKAVGLAEVGEGRTALLVHADDDRLRRLAVLDAVINNGDRKGGHLLPAVDGALYAIDHGVTFNAEARLRTLLWGWAGEALPPDAVAALARLADALRPDGPLAIRLAELLTATEVDGVRVRVDRLRTTGTHPEPTGEWPAIPWPPV
- a CDS encoding DUF3090 domain-containing protein, whose amino-acid sequence is MSRQVFLYDPPDRFVAGTVGLPGRRTFFLQASAGGRVTSVALEKTQVAALAERIDELLDEVVRRTGGNAPVPAVAPADIADTAPLDAPVEEEFRVGTMALAWDGEEQRMIVEAQALVELEADSEEDLAEAEERLLQDEENGPPMLRVRLTGAQARAFAKRALDVVNAGRPPCPLCSLPLDPEGHVCPRQNGYRRGA
- a CDS encoding histidine phosphatase family protein; this translates as MATLILVRHGRSTANTAGVLAGRTPGVHLDERGVEQAAALPGRLAAVPLALAVTSPQERCRETLGPLLDARPGLELRTDERVAECDYGDWSGRKLGELADDPLMTVVQQHPSAAAFPGGESLRAMQARAVDAVRDWNARVTAEHGEDATYLVCTHGDIIKSLVADALGLHLDLFQRIHAEPCSVTAVRYTGTRPFLLRLGDTGEFGSLVSRHGRRTDADTTGGDPAPEGNAVVGGGAGAP